One segment of Brassica napus cultivar Da-Ae chromosome C3, Da-Ae, whole genome shotgun sequence DNA contains the following:
- the LOC106397912 gene encoding serine carboxypeptidase-like 15 isoform X1, translating to MGNKLLLLPLLPLVHAYSGESTVRYLPGYQGPLPFELETGYIGVGEAEESQFFYYFIKSERTPAEDPLLIWLTGGPGCSSISAFLLENGPLAFNTESDSGNIPSLVSTTYSWSKVANIIYLDQPVGTGFSYSRNPLANIPSDTRSAKLVPEFVHKWLAKHPEYFYNPFYVTGNSYAGKVVPAIVQEISIGNGLCCKPQINLQGCFDDGESVSDREWVPWLQPTT from the exons atggGGAACAAGTTGTTGCTGCtgcctcttcttcctcttgtgCATGCTTATTCAGGAGAATCTACAGTCAGATATCTTCCAGGTTACCAAGGCCCTCTTCCTTTCGAGCTTGAAACCGG GTACATTGGTGTTGGTGAGGCAGAGGAAAGCCAGTTTTTCTACTACTTCATCAAATCTGAGAGAACCCCAGCAGAAGACCCTCTTCTTATCTGGTTAACCGGAGGACCTGGCTGCTCTTCTATCTCTGcctttcttcttgagaatg GACCTCTGGCTTTCAATACTGAGTCTGACAGTGGAAACATCCCATCATTGGTCTCTACTACATATTCATGGTCTAAG gtGGCTAATATAATCTATTTGGATCAGCCTGTTGGCACTGGCTTCTCTTACTCAAGAAACCCACTTGCTAATATACCAAGTGACACAAGATCAGCTAAGCTGGTCCCTGAGTTTGTTCATAAA TGGCTAGCCAAGCATCCTGAGTATTTCTACAATCCTTTCTATGTCACCGGAAATTCTTATGCCGGTAAAGTGGTTCCGGCTATTGTTCAAGAAATCTCaattg GAAATGGTTTATGCTGTAAACCTCAAATAAATCTTCAG GGATGCTTTGATGATGGTGAATCCGTTTCTGACAGAGAGTGGGTTCCCTGGCTCCAGCCCACAACTTGA
- the LOC106397912 gene encoding serine carboxypeptidase-like 15 isoform X2, which yields MGNKLLLLPLLPLVHAYSGESTVRYLPGYQGPLPFELETGYIGVGEAEESQFFYYFIKSERTPAEDPLLIWLTGGPGCSSISAFLLENGPLAFNTESDSGNIPSLVSTTYSWSKVANIIYLDQPVGTGFSYSRNPLANIPSDTRSAKLVPEFVHKWLAKHPEYFYNPFYVTGNSYAGKVVPAIVQEISIGML from the exons atggGGAACAAGTTGTTGCTGCtgcctcttcttcctcttgtgCATGCTTATTCAGGAGAATCTACAGTCAGATATCTTCCAGGTTACCAAGGCCCTCTTCCTTTCGAGCTTGAAACCGG GTACATTGGTGTTGGTGAGGCAGAGGAAAGCCAGTTTTTCTACTACTTCATCAAATCTGAGAGAACCCCAGCAGAAGACCCTCTTCTTATCTGGTTAACCGGAGGACCTGGCTGCTCTTCTATCTCTGcctttcttcttgagaatg GACCTCTGGCTTTCAATACTGAGTCTGACAGTGGAAACATCCCATCATTGGTCTCTACTACATATTCATGGTCTAAG gtGGCTAATATAATCTATTTGGATCAGCCTGTTGGCACTGGCTTCTCTTACTCAAGAAACCCACTTGCTAATATACCAAGTGACACAAGATCAGCTAAGCTGGTCCCTGAGTTTGTTCATAAA TGGCTAGCCAAGCATCCTGAGTATTTCTACAATCCTTTCTATGTCACCGGAAATTCTTATGCCGGTAAAGTGGTTCCGGCTATTGTTCAAGAAATCTCaattg GGATGCTTTGA